One window from the genome of Pieris rapae chromosome 8, ilPieRapa1.1, whole genome shotgun sequence encodes:
- the LOC110998979 gene encoding double-strand-break repair protein rad21 homolog isoform X3 produces MFYAHFVLAKKGPLAKIWLAAHWDKKLTKAHVFETNIEKSVDGILKPKVKMALRTSGHLLLGVVRIYSRKAKYLLQDCNEAFVKIKMAFRPGMVDLPEEHREAAMNAITLPEVFHDFDTAMPELNEVDIEAQFSLNQSRAEEITMREDYGSLNLVTHDDGFGDMGFDTENPDIMRDAIGNEGGLEQSNLLFAEGSSLELGKDGQNAGVGGAAPVLAESHAPRMEAAPNTHMDDGFGGSIPDVGDFGHAGGLFEGDLFGDVTASSSGAGATPGMAGTSAQPQSLQAEIDAAGVGGGDTAAAPEAPDSDDDMGDHYDAGDSPHHSWAGSPAPECPPSEDASMPPPPPPMQPTLPIPMEVDGMESQEEIVRPEVRAETPAPALDSTTLLQNEEESFALAPVDATVLKGITKTKRKRKLIVDEVKNLTGEEMKNQLSNTSDIVITLDLAPPTRRLMHWKESGGVEKLFTLSARPIPSRVLFKKYQRNMTLRSENEDGDAKSPEPEQPVAKPRGRKRRHEEIIHHAPETPAPALLPDIQPPTPVPQEYEPSIGMLSSIGAPLTPGILGSLTPGTLLQGGITPGSLGHGALTPGGLTHGGMTPAGLHHGDNQPLDLGLASSGMTPSALHHGGMTPGLGLDGGMTPGGLGHGGLTPAGLHHGGMTPGGLDHGGMTPVGLQHGGMTPTGLHHGGMTPAGLGHGGMTPAGLVHGGMTPGGLGHGGMTPAGLGHGGMTPAGLGHGGMTPGGLGHGGMTPAGLQHGGMTPSDLRHGGMTPTRVLFPGVQHSGLLHPNSELPMMPQGGSHNPLLATADHLHSMSRGDYQSGLTNLGYDDQQGHNSPQHDYDLPLSVENPEEGRDGEWREAGETDEQFEERVLNRRAAQLFSLMKPKLIGESSIMFSDLAPRHNNRKQVAQKFYSLLVLKKHQVLKLEQNETYGPITISRGTQFETEAL; encoded by the exons ATGTTTTATGCACATTTTGTGCTGGCCAAAAAGGGCCCACTGGCCAAAATTTGGCTGGCGGCCCATTGGGATAAGAAGTTGACCAAGGCTCATGTATTTGAAACTAACATAGAGAAGTCTGTTGATGGAATTCTTAAGCCCAAAGTTAAGATGGCTCTGCGGACATCAGGCCATCTGTTGCTTGGTGTTGTTAGAATATACTCTAGAAAAGCAAAGTACCTTTTGCAAGACTGTAATGAAGCTTTTGTTAAGATCAAA ATGGCCTTTAGGCCTGGTATGGTAGACTTGCCTGAGGAACATCGAGAAGCAGCTATGAATGCTATTACATTGCCTGAGGTGTTTCATGATTTTGATACAGCAATGCCAGAACTTAa tgAAGTAGACATTGAAGCTCAATTCTCCCTTAATCAGTCACGGGCAGAAGAAATTACAATGAGAGAGGATTATGGGTCCTTAAACCTGGTCACTCATGATGATGGTTTTGGTGATATGGGTTTTGATACAGAAAATCCTGATATAATGAGAGATGCCATTGGAAATGAGGGTGGATTGGAACAA AGCAACCTGTTATTTGCGGAAGGATCATCTCTTGAATTAGGGAAAGATGGACAAAATGCAGGGGTAGGCGGAGCTGCTCCAGTTCTGGCCGAATCTCATGCACCAAGGATGGAAGCTGCCCCCAACACTCACATGGATGATGGCTTTGGTGGTTCTATACCCGATGTTGGAGATTTTGGAC ACGCCGGCGGTTTGTTTGAGGGTGATCTATTCGGTGACGTCACAGCAAGTAGTTCAGGCGCCGGCGCCACACCCGGAATGGCCGGGACATCTGCCCAGCCACAATCGTTGCAG GCTGAAATAGACGCAGCCGGAGTGGGCGGTGGCGACACGGCAGCGGCTCCCGAAGCCCCCGACTCTGATGATGATATGGGAGACCATTATGACGCCGGGGATTCTCCACATCACAG TTGGGCGGGATCTCCTGCGCCGGAGTGTCCCCCTTCCGAGGATGCCTCTATGCCGCCCCCACCACCGCCCATGCAGCCCACACTTCCCATACCTATG GAAGTAGATGGGATGGAGTCCCAAGAGGAAATAGTGCGGCCGGAAGTGCGTGCGGAGACACCTGCGCCTGCGCTCGATTCTACTACTTTGCTACAAAACGAGGAAGAATCCTTCGCTTTGGCTCCAGTTGACGCTACTGTGCTTAAAG GCATCACAAAAACCAAACGCAAGCGTAAACTTATAGTGGACGAAGTGAAGAACTTAACCGGTGAAGAGATGAAGAACCAGTTAAGCAATACATCTGATATCGTGATAACTCTCGACCTTGCTCCTCCAACCAGGAGATTGATGCACTGGAAGGAATCCGGGGGTGTTGAGAAGTTATTCACATTGTCTGCTAGGCCTATACCTTCAAGGGTTCTGTTCAAG aaataccAACGCAACATGACCTTGCGCAGTGAAAACGAAGATGGCGATGCGAAGTCTCCGGAGCCCGAGCAGCCCGTGGCGAAGCCCCGAGGAAGGAAACGAAGGCACGAGGAG ATTATCCACCACGCACCGGAAACACCTGCGCCGGCGCTTCTACCTGACATACAGCCTCCGACTCCTGTGCCTCAGGAATATGAACCTTCTATTG gTATGCTGAGCAGCATCGGTGCCCCATTGACTCCTGGAATACTGGGGTCTCTGACACCTGGAACTCTCCTACAAGGCGGAATCACGCCAGGTTCTCTTGGACATGGAGCATTAACGCCAG gTGGTTTGACTCATGGCGGCATGACACCAGCTGGTCTTCATCATGGCGATAACCAGCCGTTAGACCTTGGCTTAGCCTCCAGTGGAATGACACCCTCGGCATTGCATCATGGTG GCATGACTCCAGGATTAGGTTTAGATGGTGGTATGACCCCAGGGGGTCTAGGCCACGGAGGTCTCACACCTGCCGGTCTACATCACGGAGGAATGACACCAG GTGGTTTGGATCACGGAGGAATGACGCCTGTCGGCCTACAACATGGCGGTATGACACCCACTGGTTTACACCATGGAGGAATGACACCGGCTGGTTTAGGACACGGCGGAATGACGCCGGCGGGCTTGGTTCACGGTGGTATGACACCTGGAGGTTTAGGGCACGGAGGAATGACCCCAGCGGGATTGGGCCACGGTGGAATGACCCCAGCCGGTTTGGGTCACGGTGGAATGACACCCGGTGGATTGGGTCACGGAGGAATGACACCAGCAGGATTACAACACGGAGGAATGACGCCGTCAGATTTAAGACATGGTGGAATGACGCCAACaa gaGTGTTATTTCCAGGAGTACAGCACAGTGGTCTTTTGCACCCCAACTCTGAACTGCCGATGATGCCCCAGGGTGGATCCCACAACCCGCTTCTGGCCACCGCAGACCATCTGCACTCTATGAGCCGAGGGGATTACCAg AGTGGGTTGACGAATTTAGGCTACGATGACCAGCAGGGTCATAACAGTCCACAGCATGATTATGACTTGCCTTTGAGTGTTGAGAAT CCGGAAGAGGGCAGAGACGGCGAATGGCGTGAGGCGGGCGAGACAGACGAACAGTTCGAGGAGCGAGTGTTGAATCGTCGCGCTGCCCAGCTCTTCTCCCTGATGAAGCCCAAACTAATCGGTGAATCGAGCATCATGTTTTCAGACCTTGCACCGAGGCATAATAATAGGAaacag gTTGCCCAGAAATTCTACAGTTTA
- the LOC110998979 gene encoding double-strand-break repair protein rad21 homolog isoform X1 encodes MFYAHFVLAKKGPLAKIWLAAHWDKKLTKAHVFETNIEKSVDGILKPKVKMALRTSGHLLLGVVRIYSRKAKYLLQDCNEAFVKIKMAFRPGMVDLPEEHREAAMNAITLPEVFHDFDTAMPELNEVDIEAQFSLNQSRAEEITMREDYGSLNLVTHDDGFGDMGFDTENPDIMRDAIGNEGGLEQSNLLFAEGSSLELGKDGQNAGVGGAAPVLAESHAPRMEAAPNTHMDDGFGGSIPDVGDFGHAGGLFEGDLFGDVTASSSGAGATPGMAGTSAQPQSLQAEIDAAGVGGGDTAAAPEAPDSDDDMGDHYDAGDSPHHSWAGSPAPECPPSEDASMPPPPPPMQPTLPIPMEVDGMESQEEIVRPEVRAETPAPALDSTTLLQNEEESFALAPVDATVLKGITKTKRKRKLIVDEVKNLTGEEMKNQLSNTSDIVITLDLAPPTRRLMHWKESGGVEKLFTLSARPIPSRVLFKKYQRNMTLRSENEDGDAKSPEPEQPVAKPRGRKRRHEEIIHHAPETPAPALLPDIQPPTPVPQEYEPSIESERVPEPTPGYQSPRSDDESPLTPGMLSSIGAPLTPGILGSLTPGTLLQGGITPGSLGHGALTPGGLTHGGMTPAGLHHGDNQPLDLGLASSGMTPSALHHGGMTPGLGLDGGMTPGGLGHGGLTPAGLHHGGMTPGGLDHGGMTPVGLQHGGMTPTGLHHGGMTPAGLGHGGMTPAGLVHGGMTPGGLGHGGMTPAGLGHGGMTPAGLGHGGMTPGGLGHGGMTPAGLQHGGMTPSDLRHGGMTPTRVLFPGVQHSGLLHPNSELPMMPQGGSHNPLLATADHLHSMSRGDYQSGLTNLGYDDQQGHNSPQHDYDLPLSVENPEEGRDGEWREAGETDEQFEERVLNRRAAQLFSLMKPKLIGESSIMFSDLAPRHNNRKQVAQKFYSLLVLKKHQVLKLEQNETYGPITISRGTQFETEAL; translated from the exons ATGTTTTATGCACATTTTGTGCTGGCCAAAAAGGGCCCACTGGCCAAAATTTGGCTGGCGGCCCATTGGGATAAGAAGTTGACCAAGGCTCATGTATTTGAAACTAACATAGAGAAGTCTGTTGATGGAATTCTTAAGCCCAAAGTTAAGATGGCTCTGCGGACATCAGGCCATCTGTTGCTTGGTGTTGTTAGAATATACTCTAGAAAAGCAAAGTACCTTTTGCAAGACTGTAATGAAGCTTTTGTTAAGATCAAA ATGGCCTTTAGGCCTGGTATGGTAGACTTGCCTGAGGAACATCGAGAAGCAGCTATGAATGCTATTACATTGCCTGAGGTGTTTCATGATTTTGATACAGCAATGCCAGAACTTAa tgAAGTAGACATTGAAGCTCAATTCTCCCTTAATCAGTCACGGGCAGAAGAAATTACAATGAGAGAGGATTATGGGTCCTTAAACCTGGTCACTCATGATGATGGTTTTGGTGATATGGGTTTTGATACAGAAAATCCTGATATAATGAGAGATGCCATTGGAAATGAGGGTGGATTGGAACAA AGCAACCTGTTATTTGCGGAAGGATCATCTCTTGAATTAGGGAAAGATGGACAAAATGCAGGGGTAGGCGGAGCTGCTCCAGTTCTGGCCGAATCTCATGCACCAAGGATGGAAGCTGCCCCCAACACTCACATGGATGATGGCTTTGGTGGTTCTATACCCGATGTTGGAGATTTTGGAC ACGCCGGCGGTTTGTTTGAGGGTGATCTATTCGGTGACGTCACAGCAAGTAGTTCAGGCGCCGGCGCCACACCCGGAATGGCCGGGACATCTGCCCAGCCACAATCGTTGCAG GCTGAAATAGACGCAGCCGGAGTGGGCGGTGGCGACACGGCAGCGGCTCCCGAAGCCCCCGACTCTGATGATGATATGGGAGACCATTATGACGCCGGGGATTCTCCACATCACAG TTGGGCGGGATCTCCTGCGCCGGAGTGTCCCCCTTCCGAGGATGCCTCTATGCCGCCCCCACCACCGCCCATGCAGCCCACACTTCCCATACCTATG GAAGTAGATGGGATGGAGTCCCAAGAGGAAATAGTGCGGCCGGAAGTGCGTGCGGAGACACCTGCGCCTGCGCTCGATTCTACTACTTTGCTACAAAACGAGGAAGAATCCTTCGCTTTGGCTCCAGTTGACGCTACTGTGCTTAAAG GCATCACAAAAACCAAACGCAAGCGTAAACTTATAGTGGACGAAGTGAAGAACTTAACCGGTGAAGAGATGAAGAACCAGTTAAGCAATACATCTGATATCGTGATAACTCTCGACCTTGCTCCTCCAACCAGGAGATTGATGCACTGGAAGGAATCCGGGGGTGTTGAGAAGTTATTCACATTGTCTGCTAGGCCTATACCTTCAAGGGTTCTGTTCAAG aaataccAACGCAACATGACCTTGCGCAGTGAAAACGAAGATGGCGATGCGAAGTCTCCGGAGCCCGAGCAGCCCGTGGCGAAGCCCCGAGGAAGGAAACGAAGGCACGAGGAG ATTATCCACCACGCACCGGAAACACCTGCGCCGGCGCTTCTACCTGACATACAGCCTCCGACTCCTGTGCCTCAGGAATATGAACCTTCTATTG AGTCAGAACGAGTGCCTGAACCCACTCCTGGATACCAGTCACCGAGGTCTGATGATGAATCTCCTCTCACTCCAG gTATGCTGAGCAGCATCGGTGCCCCATTGACTCCTGGAATACTGGGGTCTCTGACACCTGGAACTCTCCTACAAGGCGGAATCACGCCAGGTTCTCTTGGACATGGAGCATTAACGCCAG gTGGTTTGACTCATGGCGGCATGACACCAGCTGGTCTTCATCATGGCGATAACCAGCCGTTAGACCTTGGCTTAGCCTCCAGTGGAATGACACCCTCGGCATTGCATCATGGTG GCATGACTCCAGGATTAGGTTTAGATGGTGGTATGACCCCAGGGGGTCTAGGCCACGGAGGTCTCACACCTGCCGGTCTACATCACGGAGGAATGACACCAG GTGGTTTGGATCACGGAGGAATGACGCCTGTCGGCCTACAACATGGCGGTATGACACCCACTGGTTTACACCATGGAGGAATGACACCGGCTGGTTTAGGACACGGCGGAATGACGCCGGCGGGCTTGGTTCACGGTGGTATGACACCTGGAGGTTTAGGGCACGGAGGAATGACCCCAGCGGGATTGGGCCACGGTGGAATGACCCCAGCCGGTTTGGGTCACGGTGGAATGACACCCGGTGGATTGGGTCACGGAGGAATGACACCAGCAGGATTACAACACGGAGGAATGACGCCGTCAGATTTAAGACATGGTGGAATGACGCCAACaa gaGTGTTATTTCCAGGAGTACAGCACAGTGGTCTTTTGCACCCCAACTCTGAACTGCCGATGATGCCCCAGGGTGGATCCCACAACCCGCTTCTGGCCACCGCAGACCATCTGCACTCTATGAGCCGAGGGGATTACCAg AGTGGGTTGACGAATTTAGGCTACGATGACCAGCAGGGTCATAACAGTCCACAGCATGATTATGACTTGCCTTTGAGTGTTGAGAAT CCGGAAGAGGGCAGAGACGGCGAATGGCGTGAGGCGGGCGAGACAGACGAACAGTTCGAGGAGCGAGTGTTGAATCGTCGCGCTGCCCAGCTCTTCTCCCTGATGAAGCCCAAACTAATCGGTGAATCGAGCATCATGTTTTCAGACCTTGCACCGAGGCATAATAATAGGAaacag gTTGCCCAGAAATTCTACAGTTTA
- the LOC110998979 gene encoding double-strand-break repair protein rad21 homolog isoform X2: MFYAHFVLAKKGPLAKIWLAAHWDKKLTKAHVFETNIEKSVDGILKPKVKMALRTSGHLLLGVVRIYSRKAKYLLQDCNEAFVKIKMAFRPGMVDLPEEHREAAMNAITLPEVFHDFDTAMPELNEVDIEAQFSLNQSRAEEITMREDYGSLNLVTHDDGFGDMGFDTENPDIMRDAIGNEGGLEQSNLLFAEGSSLELGKDGQNAGVGGAAPVLAESHAPRMEAAPNTHMDDGFGGSIPDVGDFGHAGGLFEGDLFGDVTASSSGAGATPGMAGTSAQPQSLQAEIDAAGVGGGDTAAAPEAPDSDDDMGDHYDAGDSPHHSWAGSPAPECPPSEDASMPPPPPPMQPTLPIPMEVDGMESQEEIVRPEVRAETPAPALDSTTLLQNEEESFALAPVDATVLKGITKTKRKRKLIVDEVKNLTGEEMKNQLSNTSDIVITLDLAPPTRRLMHWKESGGVEKLFTLSARPIPSRVLFKKYQRNMTLRSENEDGDAKSPEPEQPVAKPRGRKRRHEEIIHHAPETPAPALLPDIQPPTPVPQEYEPSIESERVPEPTPGYQSPRSDDESPLTPGMLSSIGAPLTPGILGSLTPGTLLQGGITPGSLGHGALTPGGLTHGGMTPAGLHHGDNQPLDLGLASSGMTPSALHHGGMTPGLGLDGGMTPGGLGHGGLTPAGLHHGGMTPGGLDHGGMTPVGLQHGGMTPTGLHHGGMTPAGLGHGGMTPAGLVHGGMTPGGLGHGGMTPAGLGHGGMTPAGLGHGGMTPGGLGHGGMTPAGLQHGGMTPSDLRHGGMTPTRVQHSGLLHPNSELPMMPQGGSHNPLLATADHLHSMSRGDYQSGLTNLGYDDQQGHNSPQHDYDLPLSVENPEEGRDGEWREAGETDEQFEERVLNRRAAQLFSLMKPKLIGESSIMFSDLAPRHNNRKQVAQKFYSLLVLKKHQVLKLEQNETYGPITISRGTQFETEAL, encoded by the exons ATGTTTTATGCACATTTTGTGCTGGCCAAAAAGGGCCCACTGGCCAAAATTTGGCTGGCGGCCCATTGGGATAAGAAGTTGACCAAGGCTCATGTATTTGAAACTAACATAGAGAAGTCTGTTGATGGAATTCTTAAGCCCAAAGTTAAGATGGCTCTGCGGACATCAGGCCATCTGTTGCTTGGTGTTGTTAGAATATACTCTAGAAAAGCAAAGTACCTTTTGCAAGACTGTAATGAAGCTTTTGTTAAGATCAAA ATGGCCTTTAGGCCTGGTATGGTAGACTTGCCTGAGGAACATCGAGAAGCAGCTATGAATGCTATTACATTGCCTGAGGTGTTTCATGATTTTGATACAGCAATGCCAGAACTTAa tgAAGTAGACATTGAAGCTCAATTCTCCCTTAATCAGTCACGGGCAGAAGAAATTACAATGAGAGAGGATTATGGGTCCTTAAACCTGGTCACTCATGATGATGGTTTTGGTGATATGGGTTTTGATACAGAAAATCCTGATATAATGAGAGATGCCATTGGAAATGAGGGTGGATTGGAACAA AGCAACCTGTTATTTGCGGAAGGATCATCTCTTGAATTAGGGAAAGATGGACAAAATGCAGGGGTAGGCGGAGCTGCTCCAGTTCTGGCCGAATCTCATGCACCAAGGATGGAAGCTGCCCCCAACACTCACATGGATGATGGCTTTGGTGGTTCTATACCCGATGTTGGAGATTTTGGAC ACGCCGGCGGTTTGTTTGAGGGTGATCTATTCGGTGACGTCACAGCAAGTAGTTCAGGCGCCGGCGCCACACCCGGAATGGCCGGGACATCTGCCCAGCCACAATCGTTGCAG GCTGAAATAGACGCAGCCGGAGTGGGCGGTGGCGACACGGCAGCGGCTCCCGAAGCCCCCGACTCTGATGATGATATGGGAGACCATTATGACGCCGGGGATTCTCCACATCACAG TTGGGCGGGATCTCCTGCGCCGGAGTGTCCCCCTTCCGAGGATGCCTCTATGCCGCCCCCACCACCGCCCATGCAGCCCACACTTCCCATACCTATG GAAGTAGATGGGATGGAGTCCCAAGAGGAAATAGTGCGGCCGGAAGTGCGTGCGGAGACACCTGCGCCTGCGCTCGATTCTACTACTTTGCTACAAAACGAGGAAGAATCCTTCGCTTTGGCTCCAGTTGACGCTACTGTGCTTAAAG GCATCACAAAAACCAAACGCAAGCGTAAACTTATAGTGGACGAAGTGAAGAACTTAACCGGTGAAGAGATGAAGAACCAGTTAAGCAATACATCTGATATCGTGATAACTCTCGACCTTGCTCCTCCAACCAGGAGATTGATGCACTGGAAGGAATCCGGGGGTGTTGAGAAGTTATTCACATTGTCTGCTAGGCCTATACCTTCAAGGGTTCTGTTCAAG aaataccAACGCAACATGACCTTGCGCAGTGAAAACGAAGATGGCGATGCGAAGTCTCCGGAGCCCGAGCAGCCCGTGGCGAAGCCCCGAGGAAGGAAACGAAGGCACGAGGAG ATTATCCACCACGCACCGGAAACACCTGCGCCGGCGCTTCTACCTGACATACAGCCTCCGACTCCTGTGCCTCAGGAATATGAACCTTCTATTG AGTCAGAACGAGTGCCTGAACCCACTCCTGGATACCAGTCACCGAGGTCTGATGATGAATCTCCTCTCACTCCAG gTATGCTGAGCAGCATCGGTGCCCCATTGACTCCTGGAATACTGGGGTCTCTGACACCTGGAACTCTCCTACAAGGCGGAATCACGCCAGGTTCTCTTGGACATGGAGCATTAACGCCAG gTGGTTTGACTCATGGCGGCATGACACCAGCTGGTCTTCATCATGGCGATAACCAGCCGTTAGACCTTGGCTTAGCCTCCAGTGGAATGACACCCTCGGCATTGCATCATGGTG GCATGACTCCAGGATTAGGTTTAGATGGTGGTATGACCCCAGGGGGTCTAGGCCACGGAGGTCTCACACCTGCCGGTCTACATCACGGAGGAATGACACCAG GTGGTTTGGATCACGGAGGAATGACGCCTGTCGGCCTACAACATGGCGGTATGACACCCACTGGTTTACACCATGGAGGAATGACACCGGCTGGTTTAGGACACGGCGGAATGACGCCGGCGGGCTTGGTTCACGGTGGTATGACACCTGGAGGTTTAGGGCACGGAGGAATGACCCCAGCGGGATTGGGCCACGGTGGAATGACCCCAGCCGGTTTGGGTCACGGTGGAATGACACCCGGTGGATTGGGTCACGGAGGAATGACACCAGCAGGATTACAACACGGAGGAATGACGCCGTCAGATTTAAGACATGGTGGAATGACGCCAACaa GAGTACAGCACAGTGGTCTTTTGCACCCCAACTCTGAACTGCCGATGATGCCCCAGGGTGGATCCCACAACCCGCTTCTGGCCACCGCAGACCATCTGCACTCTATGAGCCGAGGGGATTACCAg AGTGGGTTGACGAATTTAGGCTACGATGACCAGCAGGGTCATAACAGTCCACAGCATGATTATGACTTGCCTTTGAGTGTTGAGAAT CCGGAAGAGGGCAGAGACGGCGAATGGCGTGAGGCGGGCGAGACAGACGAACAGTTCGAGGAGCGAGTGTTGAATCGTCGCGCTGCCCAGCTCTTCTCCCTGATGAAGCCCAAACTAATCGGTGAATCGAGCATCATGTTTTCAGACCTTGCACCGAGGCATAATAATAGGAaacag gTTGCCCAGAAATTCTACAGTTTA
- the LOC110998714 gene encoding 60S ribosomal protein L15: MGAYRYIQELYRKKLSDVMRFLLRVRVWQYRQLTRMHRAPRPTRPDKARRLGYRAKQGFVIFRIRVRRGGRKRPVPKGATYGKPKSHGVNQLKPTRNLQSIAEERVGRRCGGLRVLNSYWVAQDSSYKYFEVILVDPSHKAIRRDPKINWIVNAVHKHREMRGLTSAGRSSRGLGKGHRYSQTKGGSRKAAWIRRNTLQLRRKR; encoded by the exons ATGGGTGCGTACAGATATATTCAAGAGTTGTACCGCAAAAAGCTTAGCGATGTTATGCGGTTTCTTTTGCGTGTCCGAGTATGGCAGTACCGCCAGTTAACTCGTATGCATCGTGCACCAAGGCCTACCCGGCCAGACAAAGCTAGAAGACTGGGATACCGTGCCAAGCAGG GTTTCGTTATCTTCAGAATCCGCGTGCGTCGTGGTGGTCGCAAACGCCCAGTTCCCAAGGGTGCCACTTACGGTAAACCCAAGAGTCATGGAGTTAACCAATTGAAGCCAACCCGTAACCTTCAATCTATTGCTGAG GAGCGTGTCGGTCGCCGTTGTGGAGGTCTACGTGTACTCAACTCGTACTGGGTCGCTCAGGACTCTTCATACAAATACTTTGAAGTTATCTTAGTGGACCCATCACACAAg GCTATCCGCCGTGACCCTAAGATCAACTGGATCGTGAATGCAGTCCACAAGCACCGTGAAATGCGTGGTCTCACATCGGCAGGACGGAGCTCAAGAGGACTGGGCAAGGGTCATCGCTACTCACAGACCAAGGGAGGCTCCCGGAAAGCTGCCTGGATCAGACGCAACACCCTACAGTTGCGCCGCAAACGATAA